One region of Bradyrhizobium betae genomic DNA includes:
- a CDS encoding FAD-binding oxidoreductase, with amino-acid sequence MNINKPATPPLAPELIDQFRKIVGERHAITDAADIEAYVTEERNLFHGRSPLVLRPGTTAEVAEICKLASAHRIALVPQGGNTGLVGGQTPHNGEVVVSLRRLDKIREVDTASNTMTVEAGVVLQIAQAKASDVDRLFPLSLGAEGSCTIGGNLSTNAGGTAALAYGVAREMALGLEVVLADGRVLNTLSKLKKDNTGYNLHNLFIGAEGTLGIITAATLKLFPKPRAVETAYVGLKSPAAALKLLTIAQSEAANLLTSFELLSEMAVDFSVRHAIDVRDPLSQKHPWYVLMELSSPGDDARTPLETILGRAMEEEIVDDAVIAASLAQRNNFWKLREEMSAAQKPEGGSIKHDISVPIAAVPEFIEEANAAVVKLIPGARPVPFGHLGDGNLHYNVSQPVGADTADYLARWHEMNAVVFAIVLRMGGSISAEHGIGVLKRDELPDVKDKTAIELMRAIKAMLDPLGIMNPGKVL; translated from the coding sequence ATGAACATCAACAAGCCTGCCACTCCTCCGCTTGCGCCCGAGCTGATCGACCAATTCCGCAAGATCGTCGGCGAGCGCCACGCCATCACCGATGCGGCCGACATCGAGGCCTACGTCACCGAGGAGCGCAATCTGTTCCACGGCCGCTCGCCGCTGGTGCTGCGCCCGGGCACGACCGCGGAGGTCGCCGAAATCTGCAAGCTCGCCTCCGCGCACAGAATCGCGCTGGTGCCGCAGGGCGGCAATACCGGGCTGGTCGGCGGCCAGACGCCGCACAATGGCGAGGTGGTGGTGTCGCTGCGCCGCCTCGACAAGATCCGCGAGGTCGACACGGCGTCGAACACCATGACGGTCGAAGCCGGCGTGGTGCTGCAGATCGCGCAAGCGAAGGCATCCGACGTCGACCGGCTGTTTCCGCTGTCGCTCGGCGCCGAAGGCAGCTGCACCATCGGCGGCAACCTCTCGACCAATGCCGGCGGCACCGCCGCGCTCGCCTATGGCGTCGCGCGCGAGATGGCACTGGGGCTCGAAGTGGTGCTCGCCGACGGGCGCGTGCTCAACACGCTGTCGAAGCTGAAAAAGGACAACACGGGCTACAATCTGCACAACCTCTTCATCGGCGCGGAAGGCACGCTCGGCATCATCACCGCGGCGACGCTGAAGCTGTTTCCGAAGCCGCGCGCGGTCGAGACCGCCTATGTCGGGCTGAAGTCGCCGGCGGCGGCGCTGAAGCTGCTGACCATCGCTCAGAGCGAGGCCGCCAATTTGCTGACGAGCTTCGAGCTGCTGTCGGAGATGGCGGTCGATTTCTCGGTCCGTCACGCCATCGACGTGCGCGATCCGCTTAGCCAGAAGCATCCCTGGTACGTGCTGATGGAATTGTCCTCTCCGGGCGACGACGCCCGCACGCCGCTGGAGACGATCCTCGGCCGCGCCATGGAGGAGGAGATCGTCGACGACGCCGTGATCGCGGCCAGCCTCGCCCAGCGCAACAATTTCTGGAAGCTGCGCGAGGAGATGTCGGCGGCGCAGAAGCCGGAGGGCGGCTCGATCAAGCACGATATCTCCGTGCCGATCGCCGCCGTGCCTGAGTTCATCGAGGAGGCCAACGCCGCCGTGGTGAAGCTGATCCCCGGCGCGCGACCGGTGCCGTTCGGCCATCTCGGCGACGGCAACCTGCACTACAATGTCAGCCAGCCGGTCGGCGCCGACACCGCGGACTACCTGGCGCGCTGGCACGAGATGAACGCGGTGGTGTTCGCGATCGTGCTGCGCATGGGCGGCTCGATCTCGGCCGAGCACGGCATCGGCGTGCTCAAGCGCGACGAGCTGCCCGACGTCAAGGACAAGACCGCGATCGAGCTGATGCGCGCGATCAAGGCGATGCTCGATCCGCTCGGCATCATGAATCCGGGCAAGGTGCTGTGA
- a CDS encoding GNAT family acetyltransferase — translation MSASLTIDAIGDADVEPVVALWQRCGLTRPWNDPHADIALARRRENSTVLIGRDNGTIVATVMVGHDGHRGWVYYVAVDPDGRKRGFGRAIMTAAEDWLRQAGIAKLQLLVRRENAQANAFYQSLGFEESTSVMFQKWLDGRAPG, via the coding sequence GTGAGCGCCTCGCTCACGATCGATGCGATCGGCGATGCCGATGTCGAGCCGGTCGTCGCACTGTGGCAGCGCTGCGGCCTGACGCGTCCGTGGAACGACCCGCATGCCGATATCGCGCTGGCGCGGCGGCGGGAGAACTCCACCGTGCTGATCGGCCGCGACAATGGCACCATCGTCGCCACCGTCATGGTCGGCCATGACGGTCATCGCGGCTGGGTCTACTACGTCGCCGTCGATCCCGATGGCCGCAAGCGCGGCTTTGGCCGCGCCATCATGACGGCCGCGGAAGACTGGCTGCGCCAGGCCGGCATCGCCAAGCTGCAGCTGCTGGTCCGCCGCGAGAACGCGCAGGCCAACGCGTTCTACCAATCGCTCGGCTTCGAGGAATCGACGTCGGTGATGTTCCAGAAGTGGCTCGACGGGCGCGCGCCGGGATAA
- a CDS encoding NUDIX domain-containing protein yields MSISDRVRIKDVRVLSDGWTTLKNTTFDYRRANGEWQTQHRETYERDNAAAVLPYNRARRTVILVRQFRLPAFIRGYDDLLIEAAAGVLDDASPEVRIRAEAEEETGYRLHHVHKVFEAFMSPGAVTEKLHFFVAEYEPEMRVGAGGGLEHEGEDIEVLELSIDEALAMIADGRIIDAKAIMLLQYAALHLFR; encoded by the coding sequence TTGTCCATTTCCGACCGCGTCCGCATCAAGGACGTCCGCGTGCTCTCGGACGGCTGGACCACCCTGAAGAACACGACGTTCGACTACCGGCGCGCCAATGGCGAATGGCAGACGCAGCACCGGGAAACCTATGAGCGCGACAATGCCGCCGCCGTGCTGCCGTATAATCGCGCGCGGCGCACGGTGATCCTGGTGCGCCAGTTCCGCCTGCCGGCGTTCATCCGCGGCTACGACGATCTCCTGATCGAGGCCGCCGCCGGCGTGCTCGACGACGCCTCCCCCGAAGTGCGCATCCGCGCCGAGGCCGAGGAGGAGACCGGCTACCGCCTGCACCACGTCCACAAGGTGTTCGAGGCCTTCATGAGCCCGGGCGCGGTGACCGAGAAGCTGCATTTCTTCGTCGCCGAGTACGAGCCGGAGATGCGGGTCGGCGCCGGCGGCGGCCTCGAGCATGAGGGCGAGGATATCGAAGTGCTCGAGCTTTCCATCGACGAGGCGCTGGCGATGATCGCCGACGGCCGGATCATCGACGCCAAGGCGATCATGCTGCTGCAATACGCGGCGCTGCATCTGTTTCGGTAG
- a CDS encoding outer membrane protein: MSSRSFASAAAVALLALASAESASALPATVAPVGFGSASSSSWLAGAVAGYNWQRGNVVFGFAGDLSWTGLKSETTGTFSSGIPAFVYPSADATARIDWYGTARARVGMVVGSFLIYGTGGVAFGNVKLNNTYNLGTLGDTFSIAPLSGQSSVVRGGWVGGFGADYMLTRNLVLNFEYQYVDLGTVDLPAMTAPAPLTGWSSNSASVHAQFQTVTIGLSYKFAPPARASAAYASTRVNTPPPPPANPWEGFYAGGRAGGAWGNNLNVSTPKALPPV, encoded by the coding sequence ATGTCATCCCGATCGTTCGCAAGTGCGGCCGCCGTAGCATTGCTTGCTTTGGCGTCGGCCGAATCCGCCAGCGCCCTTCCGGCGACCGTCGCTCCAGTCGGCTTCGGGTCCGCCAGCAGTTCGAGCTGGCTGGCCGGTGCAGTCGCCGGCTACAATTGGCAGCGGGGCAATGTCGTCTTCGGTTTCGCGGGCGATCTGTCCTGGACAGGCCTCAAGAGCGAAACGACAGGCACCTTCTCCAGCGGCATCCCGGCGTTCGTCTATCCGTCGGCAGACGCGACCGCGCGCATCGACTGGTACGGCACGGCGCGGGCGCGGGTTGGAATGGTGGTTGGCTCGTTCCTGATCTACGGCACCGGCGGTGTCGCCTTCGGCAACGTCAAGCTGAACAACACCTACAATCTGGGGACCCTCGGAGACACCTTCTCCATCGCGCCCCTCAGCGGGCAGAGCTCCGTCGTCAGGGGCGGCTGGGTCGGAGGCTTCGGCGCGGATTACATGCTGACCCGCAACCTCGTCCTCAACTTCGAATACCAGTACGTCGATCTCGGGACCGTCGATCTCCCCGCGATGACGGCGCCCGCGCCGCTCACCGGGTGGAGCTCGAACAGCGCGAGCGTGCATGCGCAATTCCAGACGGTCACGATCGGCCTGAGCTACAAGTTCGCGCCGCCGGCGCGCGCCTCCGCCGCCTATGCGAGCACGCGGGTCAACACGCCGCCGCCTCCGCCGGCCAATCCGTGGGAAGGCTTCTACGCTGGCGGCCGCGCAGGCGGTGCCTGGGGCAACAATCTGAACGTCTCCACGCCAAAGGCGTTGCCGCCGGTGTGA
- a CDS encoding glycine/sarcosine/betaine reductase selenoprotein B family protein yields MSAPRDDEFGFAPDYDAPVPYMQRTRDYYAAIGYTTAYRWAHYTEAPFQPLKKQLAQSRVTIITTAAPFDPAKGDQGPGAAYNGSAKFYQVYDGDTSQQHDLRISHIGYDRKHTTATDNGSWFPLPQLLKASAAGRIGEVAPRFFGAPTNRSHRVTLDTDAPEILARCLADAVDVAVLVPNCPVCHQSTALVARHLEAGGIPTVVMGCAKDIIEHAAVPRFLFSDFPLGNSAGKPHDVASQAQTLELALKLLESASGPQTTMQSPLRWSEDASWKLDYNNVAQLSPEELARRRAEFDKQKEIARGNRAA; encoded by the coding sequence ATGTCCGCCCCGCGCGACGACGAGTTCGGCTTTGCGCCCGACTATGATGCCCCCGTCCCCTATATGCAGCGCACGCGGGATTATTACGCCGCGATCGGCTACACCACGGCCTATCGCTGGGCGCATTACACCGAGGCGCCGTTCCAGCCGCTGAAGAAGCAGCTAGCGCAGTCGCGCGTCACCATCATCACGACCGCCGCGCCGTTCGATCCGGCCAAGGGCGACCAGGGACCGGGCGCGGCGTATAACGGCAGTGCGAAATTCTACCAGGTCTATGACGGCGACACGTCGCAGCAGCACGATCTGCGCATCTCGCATATCGGTTACGACCGCAAGCACACCACAGCCACTGACAACGGCAGCTGGTTTCCGCTGCCGCAACTCCTGAAGGCGAGCGCCGCGGGACGGATCGGCGAAGTCGCCCCGCGCTTCTTCGGCGCGCCGACCAACCGCAGCCACCGCGTCACGCTCGACACCGACGCGCCCGAGATCCTGGCGCGCTGCCTCGCCGACGCGGTCGACGTCGCCGTGCTGGTGCCAAACTGCCCGGTCTGCCACCAGTCCACGGCGCTGGTAGCGCGGCATCTCGAAGCAGGCGGCATTCCGACCGTGGTGATGGGCTGCGCCAAGGACATCATCGAGCACGCCGCCGTGCCGCGCTTTCTGTTCTCCGACTTCCCGCTCGGCAATTCCGCGGGCAAGCCGCACGACGTCGCCTCGCAGGCGCAGACGCTGGAGCTCGCGCTCAAACTGCTGGAAAGCGCCAGCGGCCCGCAGACCACGATGCAGTCGCCGCTGCGCTGGAGCGAGGACGCCTCCTGGAAGCTCGACTACAACAACGTCGCGCAGCTTTCGCCGGAAGAACTGGCGCGCCGCCGCGCCGAGTTCGACAAGCAGAAGGAGATCGCGCGCGGCAACCGCGCCGCCTGA
- a CDS encoding CaiB/BaiF CoA transferase family protein gives MTRPFEGVKILDFTQVLAGPYASYQLALLGADVIKVERREGEDMRRTPLSREWAERGLAPAFQAINGNKRSLTLDLQKPDAIAIVKKLAAQVDIVMENFRPGVMDKLGIGYEALSAINPKLIYCAVSGFGQTGPDRLRPGYDGKMQALSGIMAITGHPETGPTRAGFAVCDVLSGATAAFGVSSALYQRDRTGKGQFVDVSMLEATMAFLSGQIADWSVAGHRQQLSGNQAVSRRTTANLFRCGDGHILLAVNNEKQYRALMSALGREDALSDPRFADWFSRNENEPALRAIIETALAKRPAREWETILEDAGAPCASIWKVEEVIDHPQIKARGAIQELDTPYGRLRFAGSGFKLAHGGGRLDRMAPELGADTDAVLGELGFDAKEIAGLREREIV, from the coding sequence GTGACGCGACCGTTCGAGGGCGTGAAGATCCTGGACTTCACGCAAGTGCTGGCCGGTCCCTATGCGAGCTACCAGCTCGCCCTGCTGGGAGCGGATGTCATCAAGGTCGAGCGGCGCGAGGGCGAGGACATGCGCCGCACGCCGCTCAGCCGCGAATGGGCCGAGCGCGGGCTTGCGCCGGCGTTCCAGGCCATCAACGGCAACAAGCGCAGCCTCACGCTCGATCTGCAAAAGCCTGATGCGATTGCGATCGTGAAGAAGCTTGCCGCGCAGGTCGACATCGTCATGGAGAATTTTCGCCCGGGCGTGATGGACAAGCTCGGCATCGGCTACGAGGCGCTCTCGGCGATCAATCCGAAGCTGATCTATTGCGCGGTGTCGGGCTTCGGCCAGACCGGCCCGGACCGCCTGCGGCCCGGCTATGACGGCAAGATGCAGGCGCTGTCGGGCATCATGGCGATCACGGGCCATCCCGAAACGGGTCCGACGCGCGCGGGCTTTGCGGTGTGCGACGTGCTCTCCGGCGCCACGGCCGCGTTCGGCGTGTCGAGCGCGCTGTACCAGCGCGACCGCACCGGCAAGGGTCAGTTCGTCGACGTCTCCATGCTGGAGGCGACGATGGCGTTTCTCTCCGGGCAGATCGCGGACTGGTCGGTCGCCGGTCACCGCCAGCAATTGTCGGGCAACCAGGCGGTGAGCCGCCGGACCACGGCGAATTTGTTCAGATGCGGCGATGGCCACATTCTGCTCGCCGTCAACAACGAGAAGCAATACCGCGCGCTGATGTCCGCGCTCGGCCGCGAGGACGCGCTGTCCGATCCGCGCTTCGCCGACTGGTTTTCGCGCAACGAGAACGAGCCGGCGCTGCGTGCCATCATCGAGACGGCGCTGGCGAAAAGGCCCGCACGCGAGTGGGAAACGATTCTGGAAGACGCCGGCGCGCCCTGCGCCAGCATCTGGAAGGTCGAGGAGGTCATCGATCATCCCCAGATCAAGGCGCGCGGCGCGATCCAGGAACTGGATACGCCCTATGGCCGGCTGCGCTTCGCCGGCAGCGGCTTCAAGCTCGCGCATGGCGGCGGCAGGCTCGACCGGATGGCACCGGAGCTGGGCGCGGATACGGATGCGGTGCTGGGCGAGTTGGGGTTCGATGCAAAGGAGATCGCGGGGTTGCGGGAACGGGAGATTGTGTGA
- a CDS encoding SOS response-associated peptidase yields MCGRFVITSAPAALRQLFGYIEQPNFPPRYNVAPTQPIPVVLVENGTRHFRLMRWGLLPSWVKDPRGFTLLINARSETVLEKPAFKNAIRRRRGLIAADGYYEWKAEDGRKQPYFIHRADGTPLGFAALFETWAGPNGEELDTVAIVTAAASEDLAALHDRVPVTISPRDFERWLDSRGDEIDAILPLMTAPRIGEFAWHPVSTRVNRVANDDDQLLLPISAEEMAEAMKPKKVVRKTAGSADDGQGSLF; encoded by the coding sequence ATGTGTGGACGCTTTGTCATAACTTCGGCCCCCGCGGCTTTAAGGCAACTGTTCGGCTATATCGAGCAGCCGAACTTCCCGCCCCGGTACAATGTCGCCCCGACACAACCGATTCCGGTCGTTCTGGTCGAGAACGGCACCCGCCATTTCCGGCTTATGCGCTGGGGCCTGTTGCCGAGCTGGGTCAAGGACCCTCGCGGATTTACATTATTGATCAACGCCCGTTCCGAGACGGTGCTGGAGAAGCCGGCGTTCAAAAACGCGATTCGCCGGCGCCGCGGCCTGATCGCGGCCGACGGCTATTACGAGTGGAAGGCGGAAGACGGCCGCAAGCAGCCCTATTTCATCCATCGCGCCGATGGCACGCCGCTCGGCTTCGCCGCCTTGTTCGAGACCTGGGCCGGACCGAACGGCGAGGAACTCGACACCGTGGCGATCGTCACGGCGGCGGCGAGCGAGGATCTCGCCGCGCTGCATGACCGCGTGCCCGTGACCATCAGCCCGCGCGATTTCGAGCGCTGGCTCGACAGTCGCGGCGACGAGATCGATGCGATCCTGCCGCTGATGACCGCTCCGCGCATCGGCGAATTCGCCTGGCACCCCGTCTCCACCCGCGTCAACCGCGTCGCCAACGACGACGACCAGTTGCTGTTGCCGATCAGCGCGGAGGAGATGGCGGAGGCAATGAAGCCGAAGAAGGTCGTGCGGAAGACGGCGGGATCGGCCGATGACGGGCAGGGGTCGTTGTTTTAG
- a CDS encoding NUDIX hydrolase, translating into MPPVVQPARPQLAVSAAIFRGGKVLLARRARSPAKGFYSLPGGRVEFGESLHQALSREVDEETGLKIEIVGLAGWREVLPATAGAGHYLIMSFAARWVAGEPALNDELDDHRWIAPDALADLGDLKLTGGLEEVIQSAHRLIGP; encoded by the coding sequence GTGCCTCCGGTCGTCCAGCCCGCCCGTCCCCAGCTCGCGGTCAGTGCCGCGATCTTTCGCGGTGGCAAGGTGCTGCTGGCCCGCCGCGCCCGCTCGCCCGCCAAGGGGTTTTATTCGCTGCCGGGCGGCCGGGTCGAGTTCGGCGAATCGCTGCACCAGGCACTGAGCCGCGAGGTCGACGAGGAAACCGGGCTGAAGATCGAGATCGTCGGCCTTGCCGGCTGGCGCGAGGTGCTGCCGGCCACGGCCGGCGCCGGCCATTATCTGATCATGTCCTTTGCCGCCCGCTGGGTGGCCGGCGAGCCGGCGCTCAACGACGAGCTCGACGACCACCGCTGGATCGCCCCGGACGCCCTGGCGGACCTCGGCGATCTCAAGCTCACCGGAGGGCTGGAGGAGGTCATCCAGTCAGCCCACCGGCTGATCGGGCCCTGA
- a CDS encoding TIGR02301 family protein, with translation MSTRFLAIFVLILACASEPARAQGVAAPFDGDLQRLAEILGGLHYLRGICGANEGNKWRNEMQALIDAETPSGERRTRMIAGFNRGYNGFQQTYRSCTPAATVAIRRYIEEGSKISRDLTARYAN, from the coding sequence ATGTCCACGCGATTTCTGGCCATTTTTGTCCTGATTCTCGCCTGCGCCTCCGAGCCCGCGAGGGCCCAGGGCGTGGCGGCGCCGTTTGACGGCGATTTGCAGCGGCTGGCGGAGATCCTCGGCGGGCTGCACTATCTGCGCGGCATCTGCGGGGCCAACGAGGGCAACAAATGGCGCAACGAGATGCAGGCGCTGATCGATGCCGAAACCCCCTCGGGCGAGCGCCGCACCCGCATGATCGCCGGCTTCAACCGCGGCTATAACGGCTTCCAGCAGACCTACCGGAGCTGCACGCCGGCGGCGACGGTGGCGATCCGCCGCTACATCGAGGAAGGCTCGAAGATCTCGCGGGATCTCACGGCGCGTTACGCGAATTAA
- a CDS encoding cupredoxin domain-containing protein, which yields MKPGRLASIALAVVLLSIVVPARAGTIQITMENLVVSPAETFAKVGDTIEWINKDVFAHTATAKNGDFDVMLPPKKSATFVLRKAGTVDYYCRYHPNMKATLKVAP from the coding sequence ATGAAGCCGGGACGCCTCGCTTCGATCGCGCTTGCGGTCGTCTTGCTGTCGATCGTCGTCCCGGCGCGCGCCGGGACCATTCAGATCACAATGGAAAATCTCGTGGTCTCACCGGCCGAAACGTTCGCGAAGGTCGGTGATACCATCGAATGGATCAACAAGGACGTGTTCGCGCACACTGCCACGGCGAAGAACGGCGATTTCGACGTGATGCTGCCACCGAAGAAGTCGGCGACGTTTGTTCTGAGGAAGGCGGGAACGGTCGATTATTACTGCCGCTATCATCCCAACATGAAAGCGACGCTCAAGGTCGCGCCGTGA
- a CDS encoding DUF4142 domain-containing protein, with protein MFTRWSAALAAAILLSSPALLRGAGAADKPTDPQIAHIAYTAGVIDINAAMQAQKKAKNKDVKAFAEDMLRDHEAVNKQALALVKKLNVTPEDNDTSKALSKQASDKLAELDKLSGAAFDKAYVANEVAYHKAVNGALETQLIPSAGNAELKSLLQTGLKIFQGHQQHAEHVAAELK; from the coding sequence ATGTTCACCCGATGGAGCGCGGCGCTCGCCGCGGCAATTCTGTTGTCGAGTCCCGCGCTGCTTCGGGGCGCCGGCGCAGCCGACAAGCCCACCGATCCGCAGATCGCTCACATCGCCTACACCGCGGGCGTGATCGACATCAACGCGGCCATGCAGGCGCAGAAAAAGGCCAAGAACAAGGACGTCAAGGCGTTTGCAGAGGACATGCTGCGCGACCATGAGGCGGTCAACAAGCAGGCGCTGGCGCTGGTCAAGAAGCTGAACGTTACGCCCGAAGACAACGATACCAGCAAGGCGCTGTCGAAGCAGGCGAGCGACAAGCTGGCTGAGCTCGACAAGCTGAGCGGCGCGGCCTTCGACAAGGCCTATGTCGCGAACGAGGTCGCCTACCACAAGGCGGTCAACGGCGCGCTGGAAACCCAGCTCATCCCGTCCGCCGGGAATGCCGAGCTCAAGAGCCTGTTGCAGACCGGCCTGAAGATTTTTCAGGGCCATCAGCAGCACGCCGAGCATGTCGCGGCCGAGCTGAAATAG
- a CDS encoding RNA polymerase sigma factor, with product MQRTAAGLSAGARASEAELVDRARGRDEAALREIMQANNRRLYRLARGILRSDSEAEDVVQETYVRAFTHLDGFRGESGLSTWLSRIAINEALGRARSRKPHVELGALPEEALDAQIIKFPVSPAGDPERTMAQREIQRVVERAIDELPDVFRMVFVARVMEGMNIEETADLLGVKPETVKTRLHRARNMLRENVEKEIGPVVMDAFPFAGWRCERLTVSVLKRLGSGG from the coding sequence ATGCAGCGGACCGCAGCCGGCCTGTCCGCCGGCGCCAGAGCATCGGAAGCCGAACTTGTCGACCGCGCACGGGGCCGTGACGAGGCCGCACTGCGCGAGATCATGCAGGCCAACAACCGCAGGCTCTACCGTCTAGCGCGCGGTATCCTGCGCAGCGACAGCGAAGCCGAGGACGTGGTGCAGGAAACCTATGTCCGGGCCTTCACACATCTGGACGGCTTTCGCGGCGAGTCCGGGCTCTCGACCTGGCTGTCCCGTATTGCCATCAACGAGGCACTTGGCCGGGCGCGAAGCCGCAAGCCGCATGTCGAGCTCGGCGCGCTGCCGGAAGAGGCGCTCGACGCACAGATCATAAAATTTCCCGTTTCTCCCGCAGGCGATCCGGAAAGGACCATGGCCCAACGTGAAATCCAGCGCGTCGTCGAACGCGCAATCGACGAACTGCCGGATGTGTTCCGCATGGTCTTCGTCGCGCGCGTCATGGAGGGGATGAACATCGAGGAGACCGCCGATCTGCTCGGCGTCAAGCCCGAGACCGTGAAGACGCGGCTGCACCGTGCGCGCAACATGCTGCGCGAGAACGTCGAGAAGGAGATCGGCCCGGTGGTGATGGATGCGTTCCCGTTCGCCGGGTGGCGCTGCGAGCGGCTGACCGTATCAGTGCTGAAGCGGCTCGGCAGCGGCGGCTGA
- a CDS encoding sulfurtransferase, translated as MSRNALITTEQLAAILGDPNLRLYDCTTYNEPVPPGSEVPYRAVPGDKTFAAGHIPGADFLDLQGEFSDSSAEQFFMMPGVAQLEAGFGRHGLDASKTIVLYSIGTMMWSTRFWWMLRSLGVDARVLDGGFDKWKQEGRPIETGAPKGYPATTFKAAPRAGFFVDKTAVKARIGDPSTVTVNALGPQFHRGLEPSRYGRPGRVPGSVNVPAASLTNADKTLTNLADAEASFAAQGVTRDKTVICYCGGGISATIDLLLLTQLGYDKLTLYDASMGEWARDPALPIETD; from the coding sequence ATGAGTCGGAATGCCCTCATCACCACCGAGCAACTCGCAGCCATCCTCGGCGATCCCAATCTCCGCCTCTACGACTGCACGACCTACAACGAACCTGTGCCACCCGGCAGCGAGGTGCCCTATCGCGCGGTGCCCGGCGACAAGACCTTCGCAGCCGGCCACATCCCGGGCGCCGACTTCCTCGACCTGCAAGGCGAGTTCTCCGACAGTTCGGCGGAGCAGTTCTTCATGATGCCCGGCGTGGCGCAGCTCGAAGCCGGCTTCGGCCGCCACGGCCTCGATGCATCCAAGACCATCGTGCTCTACAGCATCGGCACGATGATGTGGTCGACGCGGTTCTGGTGGATGCTGCGCTCGCTCGGTGTCGACGCGCGCGTGCTCGATGGTGGTTTCGACAAATGGAAGCAAGAGGGGCGGCCGATCGAGACGGGCGCACCGAAGGGCTATCCGGCCACGACCTTCAAGGCCGCGCCGCGCGCGGGCTTCTTCGTCGACAAGACCGCCGTGAAGGCGCGCATCGGCGATCCCTCGACCGTGACCGTCAACGCGCTTGGGCCGCAGTTTCATCGCGGCCTCGAGCCGAGCCGCTATGGCCGGCCCGGCCGCGTTCCCGGCAGCGTCAATGTTCCGGCCGCATCGCTCACCAATGCCGACAAGACGCTGACGAATCTTGCCGATGCTGAAGCCAGCTTCGCGGCCCAGGGCGTCACGCGCGACAAGACCGTGATCTGCTATTGCGGCGGCGGCATCTCGGCGACGATCGACCTGCTGCTGCTGACGCAGCTCGGCTACGACAAGCTGACGCTGTATGACGCCTCGATGGGGGAGTGGGCGAGAGATCCGGCGCTGCCGATCGAGACAGATTAG